From Lycium ferocissimum isolate CSIRO_LF1 chromosome 12, AGI_CSIRO_Lferr_CH_V1, whole genome shotgun sequence, one genomic window encodes:
- the LOC132039796 gene encoding probable serine/threonine-protein kinase At1g01540 yields the protein MSAFLNDELSKKTSIFGLHLWVVVGICVGAAIVLILFLISLWCTSKRNNNSNNSNNPQITEIKEIRIDPKPVLDPNPLPEPEKETPQRIQIEIGNNKNGKSHLVKPDRVGSGGGSGVGSGHGSGEQGGGGISGPEVSHLGWGHWYTLRELEIATNFFAHENVIGEGGYGIVYRGVMEDNSYVAVKNLLNNRGQAEREFKVEVEAIGRVRHKNLVRLLGYCAEGAHRMLVYEYVDNGNLEQWLHGDVGPYSPLTWEIRMNIILGTAKGLTYLHEGLEPKVVHRDIKSSNILIDKQWNSKVSDFGLAKLLGSERSYVTTRVMGTFGYVAPEYASTGMLNDRSDVYSFGILIMEIISGRNPVDYSRAPGEVNLVDWLKTMVSNRNSEGVLDPKLREKPSSRALKRALLVALRCVDPNAQKRPKMGHVIHMLEADDFPFRDERRGSRENGRPHHDGMKESVMDKRIIESGDSSGYESTVQTNRSLLTKKEIDDDE from the exons atgtCAGCATTCTTGAATGATGAGTTGTCCAAGAAAACATCAATTTTTGGTTTACACTTATGGGTAGTTGTTGGAATTTGTGTTGGTGCAGCAATAGTACTCATACTCTTTCTTATTTCACTTTGGTGCACTTCAAAACGtaacaataattcaaacaacAGTAACAATCCCCAAATTACTGAAATCAAAGAGATCCGAATTGACCCAAAACCGGTTCTTGATCCAAACCCACTTCCAGAACCCGAAAAAGAAACACCCCAGAGAATCCAAATTGAGATTGGTAATAATAAAAATGGGAAGAGTCATTTGGTTAAACCTGATCGGGTCGGGTCGGGTGGTGGGTCGGGTGTTGGGTCGGGTCATGGGAGTGGGGAGCAGGGTGGTGGTGGGATTAGTGGACCTGAGGTTTCACATTTAGGGTGGGGTCATTGGTATACTTTGAGAGAGCTTGAGATTGCTACTAATTTTTTTGCTCATGAGAATGTTATTGGTGAAGGTGGTTATGGTATTGTTTATCGTGGTGTTATGGAAGATAATAGTTATGTTGCTGTTAAGAATTTGCTTAATAACAG GGGACAGGCAGAgagggagtttaaggttgaAGTGGAAGCAATTGGTCGAGTTCGGCACAAGAATTTGGTGAGGTTACTTGGTTACTGTGCTGAGGGAGCTCACAg GATGCTTGTTTATGAATATGTGGACAATGGGAACTTGGAGCAGTGGCTCCACGGAGATGTAGGGCCATACAGCCCTCTTACATGGGAAATTCGGATGAACATAATTCTTGGAACAGCAAAAGG GTTGACCTATCTGCATGAGGGCCTCGAACCCAAAGTAGTTCACCGTGACATCAAGTCGAGCAATATTTTGATTGATAAGCAGTGGAATTCAAAAGTATCTGACTTTGGTTTAGCTAAGCTTTTAGGCTCAGAGAGGAGCTATGTAACTACAAGGGTTATGGGAACATTCGG CTATGTTGCTCCAGAATATGCTAGTACTGGCATGTTGAATGATAGAAGTGATGTTTATAGTTTTGGAATTCTTATCATGGAGATTATTTCTGGAAGGAATCCTGTGGATTATAGCCGTGCTCCTGGAGAG GTCAATCTGGTTGATTGGCTTAAGACAATGGTTTCTAACCGGAACTCTGAGGGTGTTCTGGATCCCAAGTTGCGTGAGAAGCCTTCTTCTAGAGCACTAAAACGTGCCCTTTTGGTAGCATTGCGTTGTGTAGACCCCAACGCTCAGAAAAGGCCAAAGATGGGCCATGTGATACACATGCTTGAGGCTGATGATTTTCCCTTCCGTGAT GAGCGAAGAGGTTCAAGAGAAAATGGACGTCCACATCATGATGGAATGAAAGAGAGCGTAATGGATAAGCGCATAATTGAATCAGGTGATAGCAGTGGATATGAAAGTACTGTTCAAACCAATCGATCTTTGTTgacaaagaaagaaattgaTGATGACGAGTAG